The sequence CTCGGTCAGCCCAGCGCAGACGCCCAGGATCCACACCCATTCCTTGGGTTTCATCAGTACCGCCACGGTGACCACGGCCCAGGCCAGCATGGCCAGGAAATGCAAATGCTGCACCAGGGAGAAGATCGGCGTCCCGTGGGTGATGATGCGGCTGGTGCTGGCGATGCCGTTCATCCAGCAGAAGATGTAGGCGATGCCGGTGAACAAAGCCAGCAGCGTCCGGCTCCAGGATACCTTCCCCACCGATCTCATGAACAGGAAGTACAGCAGCACGTACGGCCAGAAGAGGATGAAGTACACCGGGGGCAGGCCTGCGGCCATGTAGGGTACGTTGACGAACCAGCTGCCCAGCAGGGCCGGCACGATGGCGATCACGGATAGAAAGAAGGCCCAGTTCTTCCCCTTAAAGAAACCGTAGGCGCTGACGGCGAACAGCACGCCGGCAAGCATGCCAAAATTCGCCAGGATCGGATGGATATAGCGTAAAAGGATTTCGCATCCCGGTTCGGCCGACGGCGTGTTCATGCCCTTCACGTACCAACTCATGAAGAGCACGTAATGGCCGATAATGCCCATCAGGGCTGCGATACTGGCCAGGATGCCTCCCAAACGGTTGTTGGTTTTCATTTATTCGCTCCTTTTCTTGAAGTCATCAGTGGCTTCTTATGTTTCATGCAAGAAGGTTATTGAGAACCTTCGCTCGTATGACAAACGGCACAACCCTTGTAGTAAGCGGTGTCGTTGTGTGCGGCGACGTAAACGACGGTACCCGGGTCGATCGTAAGATCGCAGTTATCGAGGAAGAAAGGGCCCTGCTCCTCGTCCCATTCCGCGACTTGAACGTCGCAGGCCACGTAGATGGTCCCGCGCCAGGTATCGTTGCAGAGAGGGCCGTGGATCACCCGATCCACTTCGACCGTCTTCCCTCCGATTTCGGCCAGCGTGGGTGTGGGAACCGGCTCGGCCGGATCCAGCGGAGGAAACTGCGCCGGATCACTCACGTGTCCGACGCTGTCCGGGGGGCACACATCGGCCTGGCAGGCCGAGAGGCACAACATCACGAGCAGGAGCGCAACACTGGGCTTCACGGTGAATCATCCTTGGGATTCGGAGATAAATCCAGGTTGACGGTTCTGGATGGGTTTGGGGCTCCGGGGGCTTCGATGCGGTTGACGATGCCGCGCACGCCGGGGATTTCCCGGGCAAGATCTTCTGCCATGCTGCGTTTGGCCAGCGAATCGACCTCGCCGGCCAGATGAGCGATGCCGTTCAACACCCCAACGCGCACGTTGGTGGAAGCAATGCGACTCTCAGCCGCGAATTTGGCCAGGATCGCCGCTCGCAGGTTTTCGTCAGGAATGAAATGGGCCAGTTCCGTCATCGTCCCTCGCTACAATCTCAGAACTGTCCATTTCAGTGTATACGCAGATTGTGTTTTTGAGAACGACTTTTATCGTATCCGTCGATCGTTAAAAGCTACCATTCGCCGCGGGCTGCCAGTCCCGCCGGATCGAGGATGACGATCTGGTGCCGTTCGACGTGCAGCAGCTTCTCGTCTTCCAGTGTCTTCAGCGCACGGCTGAGTACGTCGCGCACCGTGCCCAGGCGGGTGGCCATCTCGTCGAACGTCGTCCAGGTGCGGCGCGGGACCACCAGGCGATCGCCTGCAACGCCGGCGTGCTTCAGCAGCGTCTTCGCCACGCGTGCTTCCACGCTGCGCAGCGAAAGATCTTCGACCAGGCCGATGAAGTAGAGCACCTGTTCTCCCAGCCTGCGGATCACCGCCATGGCCAGCTGCGGATGCCGATCGATGAGGCACAGGAAATCCGCTTTCTCGATCGCCCACGCTTCGACGGGTTCCAGCGCCACGACCGTGCCGGGAGAGGGGGTATCGGTGAGTAACGCCACGTCCCCGAACGCCTCCCCCGACTCGAGGAACCACAACGCCTGTTCGCGCCCCTCGGGGGACATGCGCGTCGCCTTCACCCAACCCTTCTCCAGAATGTAGAGGGATTCCGCCGGCTCCCCCTCGAGGTAGATGACCTCATCCGCGGCGAAGCGGCAGAACGTCGCCGCGCAAGCGATGGCGGTCTTCACCTTCGGCGGCAGCTCCGTAAAATGGCGCACCTGACTCAGGGTCTGCCTGACCCTGTTCAGACGCTGCGAATCGGAAAGTGAAGCGGAGGATGTCATCTGTTGATTTACTTTGCCATGCAAGTCGTGTGAAAACTATATCCGTTCTGGATTTTGGTGCAAGCTTGCGTTTCGATTCTGAATAAATCTAGCTCCAAGATATGTTCAAGTTCCACCCAGCCGGGTGGTTTCCTCCCATCGAATGCGCAGCACCATTTGGCCGACGGTGTATTTATGTACCATATCGCGACGGCACCCGAAGTTGTAGAATCGTTGGTGATAGCTATCACAATTCTTCTTCAAATTGAGTGTGGAATCCTGACCTGCACGTTCGTGGAGAGGAAAAATGAACCATAGAAAAGAATTCACGTGGCTATTCGTCTTTTTCCTGATTGTCGGCGCCGTATTTCTGGCGGGCTGCGAAGAAGATGAAAAGAATGGGGAAGGATTTACAATCCCTACTGTTACTTTCACGGCGCAGTATATAAGGAACACGATCCCACCGGGCCCAAGAAGGAACACGCTCGCACCTTCTCCTTCAGCCACAGCTTCACTTACGCCGACGATCCCTTACTATGGTTGTCCCACCGACCCGCCGCTGGTTACCGTGCTGGTCAACAGCTTCTGCCGCAGCGGCCCCTCGATCGACTACGATAAATTGACCACTTTCACCCCGGGCTCCCAAATCCCTCTCGCCGGCTACTATCGGCAGAAGAACGGCACCATCTGGTGGAACGTGATCCGGCCGGATACGAACACCGACTGCTGGATCTTCGAGGATTTGGTGAGCGTATGCATTCCATTGGACGACGTCCCCTTACTCACACCACCGCCCACACCCACCCCGCGCCCGCTGCCAGGTGGCGGTGGAGGAGGCGGCGGGCTGCACTGCGATCCCCTGGCCCACTCCGAAGCGGCGTGCGGCGATGGAGCCTGGGACGATGATTATCACGAATGTGATTGCTCGGTGCTGTGCGGCCACTTCGGGGATCAGGCATCCTGCGAGGCGCATTCGACCTGGTATTGTTCCTGGAACGGGAGTGCATGCGTGGTGCCGTAATCGCAGCGGAAGACGAAATCCGTTCGAATTTGTATACATACGTTCCTTGGATTTCCATTCTGCAAGGAATAACTACAAAACGATCTTTGCTTTTCGCCGCATCGCATCCGCGCTGCTGTTGCCCACGTAGAAGGTGTACGCCTCGCCCAGGACCCACTGCGTGGTATCTGGATTATAGAATCTAAGGTCTTCTTTTTTCACACAGATCGCGATATTCTTTTTCTCCCCTGCCTTCAATACCACGCGCCGATATCCCTTCAGGAGTTTCACGGGACGATCTCGATCGGCGCCGTTTGAACCGGCGTACACCTGGACCACCTCCGCGCCCTCTCGATCCCCACTGTTTTCCACCTCCACACTTACCCGAATGACGTCGCCCTCGTCCACAGCTTTCAGATTGTCGATGGCAAAGGTTGTGTAGCTCAGCCCGAACCCGAAGGGAAAGGCCGGCCGGATGCCCTCTTTATCGAACAGCGTATAGCCGTGATAGTACCCATATTCGATCTCGTACGGTTTCTGCCCGATCTCCAGAAAGGGCGGATAATCTGTTTCATCGCGTGCGATGGTGAAGGGCAGTTTCCCGGACGGATCGACCCGCCCGCTGAGGATGTTCGCCAGCGCGGTTCCACCCTGTTCGCCGCTGTAGTAGTTCATGATGATCGCATCGGCGGATTCTTTCCATTCCTCCACGATGATGGCGCAGCCGCCGAAGAGCACCACGACGACTTTTTTACCCGTCTCCTTCATCGCCCGGATCAAAACGACCTCCCGATTCGAGAGACGCAGGCTGGTCCGGTCGCCGCCGCTGTTCTTCGGTTTCTCGTCCCGGCTGTAGCTGGTGTTTATCAGATATTCCCCCTCCTCGAAGCGATTGCTTCCGGCGCAGATGACGATCACATCCGAGTCCAGCGACGCCCGGATGGCTTGCGCCACGTCCGTACCCTGCGATAGAGTCACCCGCTCGAAGACGTTCTTCAAACCGGCATACGGCGTGATCACGTTCTTGCTGAACACGCGGCTGCTGCCGTGGTCGCCGACGTTCTCCTCGTCAGCGTAATCCCCGACGACCGTTACTGCCGAGGCTTCGCGTAAAGGCAGGACGCCTTCGTTACGCAGCAGCACGATACCCTTCTCGGCGGCTTCCAGCGCCAATTCCCGGTGTGCAGGAGATGCAACGACACTTCGATCTCTGGGTTTGATCTCGGGAACCGTGCGGATCAGAACCGAGAGGATGTTCTTAACCGCCCGGTCGATGTGACGCATGTTCAGCTTTCCGCCGCGCAGCAGTTTGGGGATCTTGCGGTAGCGCCAGGTGAACATCATCTCCACATCGCAGCCTGCGCGCAGGGAATGTTCCGCATCGTGGATGCCCCAGACGAAATCCGAGAGTACGAAACCGTCGAAGCCCCACTCGTTCCGCAAGATATCGGTCAACAATTTTTGATTTTCGCAGCAGTAGAATTCGTCGTAGCGGTTGTAAGCACCCATCATGGACAACGCACCGGCCTCGACGCATTTCTTGAAATGCGGCAGGTACACCTCGTGCAGCGTGCGCTCGTCGGTCGTGACGTTGACGTGAAAGCGCAGGTCTTCGATGCTGTTCAAGGCGTAATGCTTGGGGCAGGCGATCATACCTTCCTCCTGCACCGCGCGCGTCAGCGCCGCCCCCATGCGTCCCAAGAGAAACGGATCCTCCCCGTAACTTTCCTGGCTCCTGCCCCAACGCGGATTGCGCACCAGATTGATGCAGATACCGGCAAAGTAATTCGCTCCCTGGGCGATGGCTTCCGCGGCGATCATCTTGCCCACGCGGTATTCCAGATCGTCGTCGAACGCGGAGGCGCGGCACATGGAAACCGGCAGGCAGGTGCTGTTGCCCATCACCACGCCGCGCGGGCCGTCGGTAAACAGGATCGGCGGAATGCCCAGGCGTTTGCAACCGCCTGCAGGTATGGGTTCGTAGTTGTACTGCCGCCGATGAAAGATCATGTTCTTCAGGCTGGTCAACATACCCCGGCCGGAAAGCATGTGGATCTTTTCCTTCTCGGTCATATCGGCCACCAGGGCATCGACCTGCCGGTTCAAGTTTTCTTTGGTCCTGTCGCTGTGGTAACTTTCAACCGCAGTCTGGAAGTTCATCCTCGTTCTCCCATTTTATATGGCATCACGTTGAAGTTGCATTGTCTTCATCCTGCATGCTTTCACAGCGTTTTAAGAAATCCCGATATGGCCCGCAGGGCCGCATCCTTCTGCTCGATATGCAGCAAGTGACCGACCCCCTCCAGCCGCACGTGTGTGGGATCGTAGAGCAGCGCCAGACCTCGTTCGACCTCCGCATCCGTCAGAATCCCGCCGGCGTTCGGATCGGCCTGCAGCAAAAGCACCGGACAGCGAATCGACGGCAGCAACAGCGCCGCCTCAAATCCGGCCGCCGCGCTTTCAGGATCATCGATCAGGGTGGACAACATATCCGGGTCGTTAAAATACAGATTCTGGGCGACCCATTGATTACCTACCTTTTCACGGATCTTTTCCACCGAATGTTTTCCGCCGGCGAGATCGCGCCAGACGATAAGGTCTTCCCGGCTATGCTTCAGGTGCGCTAGCCAACGGGCGGCCGTCAGCGGCGAGTCCCCCACTACAACAGCACGGATTTGATCCGGGCACTGGGCGGCAACGAGCAGCGCCACCATGCCGCCCAGCGAGTGCCCGAAGATGATGGCCGGTTCCGACACCCGCTGCTGCAGGAAGGCGATCATATCATCTGTATAATCCTGCAGGCGATACGCACCGGACACGCGTCCAGATCTGCCATGGCCGCGAAAATCCGGCGCATACAGATGCCAATCCTCTGCCAGGTCCGGCATGATCGACTCGAAGCTTTGCCAGCCGTTTGATCCACCGTGCAGCAGCACCAGCGGCGGACCGCAAGCCGGTCCTTCCACATAATGGATCGTTACGATACCTGTGTCGAATGAGTACTGGGATATATCTATCGGCATTTTTCAGATTTTGAGTGGATCAACGGGGACGCCATCCGCGGATCGGTTCTGTCCCAGACCATACTTGACAATAACCGAGACGGATAAAACGCGCCACTCACATCTGCAGCCCGATTCTCTCGATGCGGAAATTCATTCGGGCGGCTGTTTAATTTTAGCGTGTCTGTAGATAACTACGGCGGAGTGACGCCAAATATGCCCGTACCGCTGGTGAAAACGATCTGCCCGGTCGCCGAATCGCAGTCCGCAGCCAGGCCGTCGAAGGCGAAATCGAAACCCAGCAGCGTCAGCGTACCGTCCGGCTCGAGGCGGCGCACGGCGTTGAAGCTGGAATAATTTACCGGCAGGGATTCTCTACCGAGGCTCTCGACGGTATAAATCCGCCCATCCGGGCAGCTTGTCAGAGTCGCCAGGGTGATGCCCGGGTCCGCCTGGGTCAGATCTGCGATTTCTTCCCAGGCTGCACTCGCGGCATTCCAGTGGAAGAGCCGGCGCGGATAGGAAGCAGCGGGATCGTCGCGGTGAAAGAAGGCAATGGCGTAAAATTCGCCTTCCGGGGTGATCGCCAGGGACACATTTTCACCGCCGGGAATCCCATCGATGACAACCGGATTTCCCTGCTCGTCCAACGACATGACGCGGCTGCAATCATCCCACCACGGCAGGTCGGTTTGGGGATGGACGGTGATCGAAAACGGGAAACACTCGGGGCGATAGTATTCTTCGAACGTCCCATCGGCCGGATCGAAACGAAGAATCTCGCCGCCGGCGCTCGTGTCCCCCAACACCAGATACCCATTCCCTTGAGAATCGAAAGCCATGGCGCGTTCCATGCCGTAGGGCACGGTCGTGACTGGCTTCAGGGTTTGCGGATCTGCAACGCGGTAGATCGTCGTCTCGCCGTTGGGCTGGTTGTCCCCAAAGGCAACGTAGACGGCGTCGCCGGGATTCGCAGCCAAGGCCCAGGAGTTGCTGGTGACCTGGTAATACACCTCGACGGTTTGTGCTTCCAGATCGACGGCATACACGTCCGTGTTGGGATGATACATCAGCAGGCGTCCATCGGGCGCAAATACACCCGCCTCGGAAAGGTTTGCATTTTGCAGCCAGGGAATGGAAGAAACCGACCCATTCTGCAGATCGATGACGTCCACACCCGTCCAATTCGTCACGTAGAGCAAGCCGTCGGGTCCAAAGGCGAGCCACGGCTCCGGCCCGTAGCCCGAGGCGAGCTGCGTGAGTTCACCCGACTCGGAAACCTGCACGACGGCGCCACCCGTGAGAGCAGCAACCTCGCCCTTCGAACTGACGGCGAATTTCCGTCCAAAGACGGCATCCGAAATGAGTTTGACCTTGCCGTCCGGATCGATGCGAGTCAGACCGTTTTCCATAGCGTAAACGCTGCCATCCGGGCCGGCTTCCAGATTGCGGTTGCCGTTCGGAGCGACGATGCGCGCCGTACCATCCGGATCGACCCGATAGAGGCGGCCCCCATCGCGGCTGGCGAACCACAGGGCGCCATCTGTCGCCGCGATTCCGGTTTCAATCACAACGCCAGGGCAGCGGAACACCACTTCGATCGACCCGTCCGGTTTCAACTCGTAGATCGAATCCCCGCCGTCCGTCACCGCCAGGACGCGGCCGTCCGCGCTGCTGCGCACCCACCAGGGAACGAATTTCGCCTGCCAAAGCATTTCAACTTCCGTGCCCGGCTCGGTGATCGTGTATCCAAGATTGACCGGGGAACCCTCGCCCTCACAAACCCCCGGCGAGGACGGAGAATGGGAAGCCTGTGCAACACTGTCCGATTCGGGTTCCAGTTCGTCTACGGTCTGAGCAGTTATCTCGTGAACTACATCCCCCGAGCGGTCGCCCAGAAACGTCTGCACGTAGATGTTCTTAACGGGTCGGTTTCCAATCGCCGCGAGCGGCATCTTCACCTCGATCACCTCGGCCTGCGCCGCGGTCACGCCATCGAGGGGCTCCATTCCATCGGTTATGGGGAAAGGCGCAAAGACCGCCTGGTTTTGATCCGGCCAGACGCTGAGTTGGTAGTCTCCCTCGCCACCATCCACGTCCAGGAGAATATCGTAGTGATCGAGCGCACCATCTTCGTGCAGGGAAATGAGCAGATAGAAGTATCGATCGTTGCTGAACGCACGTACTTCAGCCAGGTCGGGAGAACCCGGCACCTGGTCGCCGGACGGATCGGAAGCGGCCACATCGTAACCCGCCCAATCGTCCATCTTCCCGTCGATCGTAATTCGAGTGCGCGACGTTTCTGTTGGAGTCACGGTTTTCGTGGGTGAGGTAGAAGTTGAGGTTGGCACCGGCTCCGGTGTGTTCTGCGGCTTGGCGCATGAAGCTAGAAAGCCAAAAGCGAGGACAATCGCTACGAGCGTATTCATACCGACAAATTTCTTCACGACAATCTCCTTTGTATACCAATCGAAATAAAGAGCTCTCCCTTTATAAACGTTACATTTCTTCCGGGAACGCATCGATTCGTAGCATACAAGGTGAAGAAGACGTACACAAGCAGGAATGAGTACTATAAATGATGGTATTGGAATCGTCCGTAGAGCCCGACTCCGGTAACTCTGCGCGTGTATGCTGGAATGCACTAGATCATGCAAGCCGAACGATTAGAATAGGTGGAGTTCTTCCGGTGGAATACGTCGAAAGCGAGTGGATCCATGAAGCGCCAAGATTACATCTTCATGAAAGGCACATCTGCCATCTTCCCGATCGTATAGAGTGTGACGATCTGAGTGAGTTATTCCAATACTACAGATAACGCCACTCAGCGCGTAGCACGATCTGCTTTATCAACGGATCTGACTGCCACCTGTTTTTCTTCAGATTCCACAGAACCGACACGCCTGCACCGTCAGCCGTCAGGTATTCAAATCAACGCATGCACACGATACGCTGGTCCGTCCAGCCCTCGATAGTGGGATTGTGCGCCACAAAATCCAGCACACCCCAACTATCCGCATATCCTTCGGTCCAGACACAGTATGCATCGTCCTCCCAGTCCGTAAGGTGCGGATCGATGCTCTCGTTCCCGGAGATATCCATTTCGCCCAGGACATCCAGGCCCGAGATGATGTAGCTGACCTGCGAGCCGGTGACGGTATTGTCGCGCAGCGTGAGGGTGCCTCCAGCAGGAATGTATCCCCAGGTGCGGCAGAACGTATCGGTATCACACAGCGCACCCTCAGGCGCCGGGGAAAAGATGGAGCAATCCTCGGCGATGCCGTACGTTGCCGGCGCAGGATTTCCCATGCAGCCGTTCGCCCAGGCATGCACACCCAGGACGATGCCCGCGTGGATGCCGCCGCAAGTCGGGTCGGCCTCGTTGACGATCTGGTTGCCCGTAACCTGCAAGCCGGTGATCAACCCTAACGTGTTGGGGCCCATGACGATCCCAGCAAACATGCCGTAGTTGCCGGGGCGCGCCCGGACGATGTTGTCCGCAATGACGATATCGCGTCCACCGAAGGATGCGATCCCGACATCGGAGGCGTCCACGATCAGATTGTTGGTAAGCCGGTGCGCCGGTCCCACGAACGTCATGCCGTCCGACCAGGCAGAAACGGGGTCATCCGGATCGGTCATCGCACATCCCGGCGCATGCACGTGTTCTCCGGCGGTGTCGACCGTCACTGAATCGATGCGGTAGTTCGCACCTGAAAAGTAGAACGCCGTGCCGCACTCCGTGTTCGACAAGATCACATCTTGCACGATCATCCCCGTGCTCCAGCGATCGGGATGGGCTTCATAATCCTGTGCGGGGTCGGAATGATCGACTTCACCGCCGAAATACAAGGTGCCCGGGTTACACCAGGGATCACCGCCGTTTTCCGGAGAACATTCAGGCAGCCACGAGCCCCAATTGTCGTTTTCGCCCTCTGCGATGGCTTGATTCTGCCCTGGAAGGCGGTCCCCCGTGCATAGGCGTTCCGCACGGTTGCCATCGAGGTCCAGGTGTTGGAGGGTAATATTGTCGATCAATCCATGGTCATTGACAACCGAGCGCGGCAGCAGATGGACAACAAACCCTTTCAAATCGGCCGTGGCCTGGAGCAAAGCATGGTTGTCTTCATCCGTCGATTGAAACGTCAGGTCGCTCTTTGCATCCGGATACACTAAAAAGATGGTTTTGTCGATCAGATATCCCTGATAACCCGAATCATCCACACCGGAGGTGAAGAGAATGGTATCACCGCTGCACGCATAACTGATGCAGGTTTGAATGGCATCGCTGTCCGGTTGGTCGTCGTACGGATTGGCGCCACAAGAATCCACGTTGACTTCGATGGGACCCGTTGCGTTCGACCCTTTACGTACCGCAACCCTGCGGAAGGTTTCTGCGCCATCGCCCGAATCTGATATGCGAAAGTCTGCGTCTTGATCGCGGTTGGCGAAGAAGGCGTCGCAGATCGGAATTTCGACCGTTTTGATTTCTCCTGTTCCAGTTTTGATGACCATCCTGGTATCTTTGTATTTTCCGTCCCCGTACGGTCCGCCACTTTGCGCATCGTACTGGATATTAAAGGTATCCGTTCCCTCATCGAGATACTCGATGACGAACACAACCCGCGACGTTGGAGAACCTTCATAAAGGAATTCATCATCCACACGGAATTGGATGTAGTAATCCGGATCATTGTTCCCGTCGTTCGATAAGAGGGGTGATCCATTTCCAGAAATGAAACCGTTTCCACCTTCGTCGGGCAATGCCATCGTGCGAGTATCATGATCCCCACCGGGAACGATGCTCAGTCCAGCGTACGCTTCCTGAGGTTGATATGACACTTCGTCGCCGAACACATCTTCGGTGGGCGTAATCGTTGGCGTGTCCGTCGGCGCGGTCAGCGGCGTATTCGTATTCGTCGAAGCTGGTTGTGTATTCGTTGAAGAGCCGCAGGCCGCAGCAAGAAGTCCAAGGCTCAGATACAGAAACCCTTTCACTGGCAACTCTTTTAGCATAGGTCATCTCCTCGGATTTTGTGTACGCATTGAAGGTAAAATCGTCTGGCAACAAGTTACAGGCACACGTCTTGCCGGCAGCATCGTTTTATCAAGACCATGTTAGCCAAACTTGAACACCACTACGGAAGATATTCTCGAGTGTTTGCTTGGCGCAGGATTTCGATACTCGTTTACTCATTTTATATATAGATACACCATCGCACAATATTGCCCTTCCTCTTTAGTGCGCGACTAACCCCTGATTTCATCCATTGTACAATTTTGCGGCGTCACCCTACCGTGTACGAAATGCACATCGCGTGCGAAGCGTATAATGGATTCAATCCGGGACGCAGGCTATCGACACCTTGCTGACTTTACCCAAATCCCGGTTTACCTCCTACAAGCATGAAACCCGCCTTCGGAAGAGCGAACATCAACTCTTCCACTATTCCCCCACTTTGACTGCCCACTCGGCGAGCAGGGAAGGATACACCGGTTCGGTCAGCAAGCGGCGGAACACCTGGGTCCGGTCGTCGCCTTGCAGCAGCGGCGCCATCAGGCGTTTTCCTTGCGCGTAGGTAAATGCATATACCTGCCGGAGTGGAGACTTCAGGCTCTGGAAGAATGGACGGATATACTCTTCCGGGTAAGGGGTGTATTTCAATGCATACGCAACGATTTCCGCTTCGGAACGTCCCTCCCAAAGCATCATGACCAGATTATTGCCCAAATCATCCAACGCGCTGGCGGAAAAGGCACGGATGAGCTTCACCAGGTCTACGCCGTCGATCTTGCCCCCCAGTTGTGGGTCGACTTGCTCCGTAATCCAATGCGCAATCTCCTCCGGAGTGAAGATCATCTCCTGCGCCAATGAGGC is a genomic window of Anaerolineales bacterium containing:
- a CDS encoding glycoside hydrolase family 3 C-terminal domain-containing protein, coding for MNFQTAVESYHSDRTKENLNRQVDALVADMTEKEKIHMLSGRGMLTSLKNMIFHRRQYNYEPIPAGGCKRLGIPPILFTDGPRGVVMGNSTCLPVSMCRASAFDDDLEYRVGKMIAAEAIAQGANYFAGICINLVRNPRWGRSQESYGEDPFLLGRMGAALTRAVQEEGMIACPKHYALNSIEDLRFHVNVTTDERTLHEVYLPHFKKCVEAGALSMMGAYNRYDEFYCCENQKLLTDILRNEWGFDGFVLSDFVWGIHDAEHSLRAGCDVEMMFTWRYRKIPKLLRGGKLNMRHIDRAVKNILSVLIRTVPEIKPRDRSVVASPAHRELALEAAEKGIVLLRNEGVLPLREASAVTVVGDYADEENVGDHGSSRVFSKNVITPYAGLKNVFERVTLSQGTDVAQAIRASLDSDVIVICAGSNRFEEGEYLINTSYSRDEKPKNSGGDRTSLRLSNREVVLIRAMKETGKKVVVVLFGGCAIIVEEWKESADAIIMNYYSGEQGGTALANILSGRVDPSGKLPFTIARDETDYPPFLEIGQKPYEIEYGYYHGYTLFDKEGIRPAFPFGFGLSYTTFAIDNLKAVDEGDVIRVSVEVENSGDREGAEVVQVYAGSNGADRDRPVKLLKGYRRVVLKAGEKKNIAICVKKEDLRFYNPDTTQWVLGEAYTFYVGNSSADAMRRKAKIVL
- a CDS encoding alpha/beta hydrolase codes for the protein MEGPACGPPLVLLHGGSNGWQSFESIMPDLAEDWHLYAPDFRGHGRSGRVSGAYRLQDYTDDMIAFLQQRVSEPAIIFGHSLGGMVALLVAAQCPDQIRAVVVGDSPLTAARWLAHLKHSREDLIVWRDLAGGKHSVEKIREKVGNQWVAQNLYFNDPDMLSTLIDDPESAAAGFEAALLLPSIRCPVLLLQADPNAGGILTDAEVERGLALLYDPTHVRLEGVGHLLHIEQKDAALRAISGFLKTL
- a CDS encoding BON domain-containing protein, which encodes MTELAHFIPDENLRAAILAKFAAESRIASTNVRVGVLNGIAHLAGEVDSLAKRSMAEDLAREIPGVRGIVNRIEAPGAPNPSRTVNLDLSPNPKDDSP
- a CDS encoding Crp/Fnr family transcriptional regulator translates to MTSSASLSDSQRLNRVRQTLSQVRHFTELPPKVKTAIACAATFCRFAADEVIYLEGEPAESLYILEKGWVKATRMSPEGREQALWFLESGEAFGDVALLTDTPSPGTVVALEPVEAWAIEKADFLCLIDRHPQLAMAVIRRLGEQVLYFIGLVEDLSLRSVEARVAKTLLKHAGVAGDRLVVPRRTWTTFDEMATRLGTVRDVLSRALKTLEDEKLLHVERHQIVILDPAGLAARGEW